CTTCGCTGATGGGCGCTTTTTAGCACGGTCGTTCGTTTTTCGGCTGTCTCTGCCGAGACAGCCCAGGGGCGTGCAAGGGATGGAAGAATCCGGCCTGACGCAGCCCTCAGGACCCTCATGAACACCCACAAGCAAGCCAGGCCCGTGCTGGCCATCCACGGCGGCGCCGGCACGCTGCTGCGCAGCAAGAGTTCGCCCCAGCAGGAGGCCGCCTACCTGGGCGCCCTGCAGCGCATCCTGGGCGACGGCCAGGCCCGGCTTGCGGCCGGCGCCACGGCCATGGATGTGGTGGTGGAGGCGGTGCGGCAGCTGGAGGAATGCGAGCTCTTCAATGCCGGCAAGGGCGCGGTCTATACCGCCGCCGGCAGCCATGAGCTGGACGCCAGCGTGATGGACGGCGCCACGCTGCGCGCGGGCGCGGTGGCGGGCGTCACACGCACCCGCAACCCGGTGCTGGCGGCGCGCGCTGTGATGCTGCACAGCGAGCACCTGATGTTCATCGGTGCGGCGGCCGATGCCTTTGCCGCGCGCCATGGCCTGGAGCAGGTGGCGCCCGACTGGTTCGGCACGCCGCTGCGCCTGGAGCAGCTGCAGCGCGCCAAGCAGGCCGAGGCCGGCGTGCTGCTGGACCATGATGGCCAGGCGCTGGCCTTCAAGCAGGCAGCGTCGGACCCGATCTCATGCCCGATCGATGAGCAAAGCAAGTTCGGCACCGTGGGTGCGGTGGCGCTGGATGCCCAGGGCCATCTGGCGGCCGCCACCTCCACCGGCGGCATGACCAACAAGCAGGTCGGCCGCGTTGGCGATTCGCCCGTCATCGGCGCCGGCTGCTATGCCAATGACGCGACGGTGGCGATCTCCTGCACCGGCACCGGCGAGGCCTTCATGCGCAGCTGCGCCGCCCACGATGTCTCGGCCCTGATGGAATATCTGGGGCTGCCGGTGCAGGAGGCGAGCCGCCGGGTGGTGATGGAGAAGCTGCCGGCCATCGCCGGTCGCGGCGGTCTGATCGCCGTGGCCGCGAATGGCGAGGTCGCCTTGCCCTTCAATACCGAGGGCATGTACCGCGGCTACGCCAGGGTCGGCGAGGCGCCGGTGGCGGCGATCTACGCCTCAGAAGCGCAGGTCGAGGGTTAGCACATCGTTCTCGCGCTTCATCTGGAAGCGCGAGAGAAAGCTGTTGCCCAGCAGCACATGGCTCATCTGCGCCGGGATGACGATGGCCTCGACATTGCGCACCTCGACATCGCCGATGCGCACCGTGTTGAGCGTGACCACATGGGCCGGCGCCGCACCGTTGGCGGTCTGCGTCAGCACGCGGCGGCCGTCGCGGTACTTGAGCCCCATGTGCTCGGCCTCGGCCTGGCTGATGGCAACGCTGGTGGCGCCGGTGTCGACCAGGAATTGCGTGCTCTTGCCGTTGATGCTGCCGACGCTGGTGAAGTGCCCGCCCGGGCCCGAGCTGAGCACGATCTGGCGGCCGCTGTTGGCGGCGGCCGCGCCATCGCCCAGCCGCACCTGCGCCGCGCCCATTTGCAGGCTGACGCGCCGCCCCTCGATCTCGACCAGCGCGCGGCCTTCCTCCAGGCTCAGCAGGCGCACGCCGCGCACCGTCTGGCCCAGCGTCAGCGTGCGCGCCTCGCCGTCGATCATCAGCAGCGCCGCCTTGCTGCCCAGGCTGCCCTGC
This portion of the Paucibacter sediminis genome encodes:
- a CDS encoding isoaspartyl peptidase/L-asparaginase family protein, with protein sequence MNTHKQARPVLAIHGGAGTLLRSKSSPQQEAAYLGALQRILGDGQARLAAGATAMDVVVEAVRQLEECELFNAGKGAVYTAAGSHELDASVMDGATLRAGAVAGVTRTRNPVLAARAVMLHSEHLMFIGAAADAFAARHGLEQVAPDWFGTPLRLEQLQRAKQAEAGVLLDHDGQALAFKQAASDPISCPIDEQSKFGTVGAVALDAQGHLAAATSTGGMTNKQVGRVGDSPVIGAGCYANDATVAISCTGTGEAFMRSCAAHDVSALMEYLGLPVQEASRRVVMEKLPAIAGRGGLIAVAANGEVALPFNTEGMYRGYARVGEAPVAAIYASEAQVEG
- a CDS encoding retropepsin-like aspartic protease family protein — translated: MLLPRLAALPLALLALGNAHAQPNVSLQGSLGSKAALLMIDGEARTLTLGQTVRGVRLLSLEEGRALVEIEGRRVSLQMGAAQVRLGDGAAAANSGRQIVLSSGPGGHFTSVGSINGKSTQFLVDTGATSVAISQAEAEHMGLKYRDGRRVLTQTANGAAPAHVVTLNTVRIGDVEVRNVEAIVIPAQMSHVLLGNSFLSRFQMKRENDVLTLDLRF